One genomic region from Anguilla rostrata isolate EN2019 chromosome 2, ASM1855537v3, whole genome shotgun sequence encodes:
- the LOC135244004 gene encoding coiled-coil domain-containing protein 85A-like, with protein MEKATPPQSLVQLTMSKSAESPAEDISKLSDEDLLKWSKEDLVRRLRRAEADKMSIILEHGNLIREVNRSLQLHLNEIRGLKDVNQKLQEDNQELRDLCCFLDDDRQKGKRVSREWQRLGRYSAGIMRKEVTLYLQRLKELEARQEEVLKENLELKELCLMLDEERGSGGPAGGGAGGCRSSIDSQSSLLVPGAGLLRDVGDGSSTSSAGSTDSPDHLHHKQQLPDHLQRGPRGAGGPGLCGEGPCPEHPGRLRSTSLDYPFTIPPPSRPRCGSVSSPDHRSLRGHSPEKLGKGFGRRSPEQRPPHKLLLGSCPGSPEHYPKHRGGGLGSACGSPEPKQSLPGTPDHHQKGRVGLGSPEPLRHQYGPGGGEHVKFGSPGREAPQRRPVGDELSPHHRSLYNGMNALISAGCCTTNCRSVKLWDSFDASS; from the exons ATGGAGAAGGCTACGCCGCCACAGTCTCTGGTTCAGCTGACGATGTCCAAGAGCGCCGAAAGTCCGGCGGAGGATATCTCCAAGCTGTCGGACGAGGATCTGTTGAAGTGGAGCAAGGAGGACCTTGTGCGGAGACTCCGAAGGGCGGAAGCTGACAAGATGAGTATAATTTTGGAACACGGGAATTTGATCCGCGAGGTGAACCgcagcctccagctccacctgaACGAGATCAGAGGGCTAAAG GACGTGAACCAGAAGCTGCAGGAGGACAACCAGGAGCTGCGCGACCTGTGCTGTTTCCTGGACGACGACCGGCAGAAGGGCAAGCGGGTGTCGCGGGAGTGGCAGCGGCTGGGCCGCTACAGTGCCGGCATCATGCGCAAGGAGGTGACGCTCTACCTGCAGCggctgaaggagctggaggcgCGCCAGGAGGAGGTGCTGAAGGAGAACCTGGAGCTGAAGGAGCTGTGCCTGATGCTGGACGAGGAGAGGGGGTCCGGCGGgccggcggggggaggggcggggggctgcCGAAGCTCCATCGACAGCCAGAGCAGCCTGCTGGTCCCCGGGGCGGGGCTCCTGCGGGACGTCGGGGACGGGAGCAGCACCTCCAGCGCCGGGAGCACGGACAGCCCCGACCACCTGCACCACAAGCAGCAGCTCCCCGACCACCTGCAGCGGGGGCCCCGCGGGGCCGGGGGCCCCGGGCTGTGCGGGGAGGGCCCCTGCCCCGAGCACCCGGGCCGGCTCCGGAGCACCAGCCTGGACTACCCCTTCACCATCCCGCCGCCGTCCCGCCCCCGCTGCGGCTCCGTGTCCAGCCCCGACCACCGGTCCCTGCGCGGCCACAGCCCCGAGAAGCTGGGCAAGGGCTTCGGCCGCCGCAGCCCCGAGCAGAGGCCCCCCCACAAGCTCCTCCTGGGCTCCTGCCCCGGCAGCCCCGAGCACTACCCCAAACACCGGGGCGGCGGGTTGGGGAGCGCCTGCGGCAGCCCCGAGCCCAAGCAGTCCCTGCCCGGGACGCCCGACCACCACCAGAAGGGCCGGGTGGGGCTGGGCAGCCCCGAGCCCCTCAGGCACCAGTACGGGCCCGGCGGCGGGGAGCACGTCAAGTTCGGCAGCCCCGGCAGGGAGGCCCCGCAGAGGAGGCCCGTGGGAGACGAGCTGTCGCCGCATCACCGGAGCCTCTACAACGGCATGAACG